A genomic stretch from Diachasmimorpha longicaudata isolate KC_UGA_2023 chromosome 2, iyDiaLong2, whole genome shotgun sequence includes:
- the LOC135159760 gene encoding inositol polyphosphate 5-phosphatase E isoform X2 has translation MEHSDPGGVSKTEISPRLKQKKKSLCQILMNKKTRVGCMEVSYKDSESHDTSKIENSQASHTSTKLSLCCAMTERSRTPPQSMSATRLSPTLSRASVKSEIASINGNCRASAVIERNEQVPVVKMRSSKCCHECGVRRSNTTGKDHRKSAYTDGEQSSSDSASPNISMQMKHKLLHRRSVDNIVVNSPSTSLEHSSPESVKSVPIRLKPRSTSHDAIARKKDRLLHHEGAASMDSLAKQALLAAQVLNLIPTQKARERNFLHGRVAANSLLGPLELEKVLPNREIKIFVGTWNMNGQSPPKELNDFMLPSEIQTIPDILAIGTQESCSERSEWEAALQETLGPSHVLLTSTSLGTLHLALFLRRDLVWFCSVPEEDSFSTRPGTAFRTKGAVALALIIFGTSFLFVTAHLTAHQDKVKERVHDIKKIVRNLDLPKELPTKHSKSKDVTQNFDCVFWCGDLNFRLAQPREEVIQWVSDACFPQTTPVNLSKDQLRMTLNEGAVLRGFEEAPITFPPTYKYDPGTQTFDSSSKQRAPAYTDRILFKGKGHTRGYMRRVSHDTSNSHKDGSIECLVYDSVPSICTSDHKPVWGVFKTTVRPGIDTIPLAAGLFNRDVYLEGIKRRAIAMGDSYSSSKVCALQ, from the exons atGGAGCACAGTGATCCCGGTGGGGTATCGAAAACTGAAATCTCTCCTCGTCTCAAGCAGAAGAAGAAATCCCTTTgtcaaattttaatgaataaaaaaacaagggTTGGCTGTATGGAGGTATCGTACAAGGATTCGGAGTCTCATGACACttcgaaaattgaaaactctCAAGCCTCGCACACGAGCACCAAATTATCCCTTTGCTGTGCTATGACCGAAAGGAGTAGAACACCCCCACAGAGCATGAGTGCAACCAGGCTGTCACCGACGTTAAGTCGTGCATCGGTTAAATCGGAAATAGCATCGATCAATGGAAATTGCCGGGCTAGTGCTGTAATCGAGAGGAATGAACAGGTGCCGGTGGTCAAAATGAGGAGTAGCAAGTGTTGTCATGAGTGCGGAGTCAGGAGAAGTAATACGACGGGGAAGGACCATCGGAAGAGTGCCTACACTGATG GAGAACAGTCGTCTTCAGATTCAGCCTCCCCGAACATTTCTATGCAGATGAAGCACAAGTTATTGCACAGAAGATCAGTAGATAATATCGTCGTAAATTCGCCATCAACTTCGTTAGAACATTCCAGTCCGGAGTCCGTAAAGAGTGTACCAATCCGATTAAAACCGAGATCAACGTCTCACGATGCCATTGCTAGGAAGAAAGATCGTTTGTTGCACCATGAGGGGGCTGCATCAATGGACAGTCTGGCTAAGCAAGCTTTACTAGCTGCACAAGTTCTCAATTTAATTCCCACCCAGAAAGCTCGGGAAAG GAATTTCTTGCATGGTCGTGTCGCCGCTAACTCTCTCCTGGGCCCCCTGGAGCTAGAAAAAGTCCTGCCAAATCGTGAAATCAAGATTTTCGTGGGCACATGGAACATGAATGGTCAAAGTCCCCCAAAAGAATTGAACGACTTCATGCTACCCTCCGAAATCCAAACGATTCCCGATATCCTGGCCATTGGAACTCAAGAGTCCTGCTCGGAGAGATCAGAATGGGAGGCAGCACTCCAAGAAACCCTGGGCCCCTCCCACGTATTGTTAACCAGTACAAGTCTTGGAACACTCCACCTAGCCCTGTTTTTACGTAGGGATCTTGTCTGGTTCTGCTCAGTACCCGAGGAGGACAGCTTTTCCACTAGACCTGGGACGGCTTTCAGAACTAAAGGAGCCGTGGCACTCGCACTCATCATCTTTGGCACTAGTTTTCTCTTCGTTACTGCTCATCTCACGGCACATCAGGACAAGGTCAAGGAGAGAGTGCATGATATCAAGAAGATCGTCCGGAATCTTGATTTACCCAAGGAATTACCGACCAAGCATAGCAAAAGTAAAG ATGTGACACAGAACTTCGATTGCGTCTTTTGGTGTGGAGACTTGAACTTCCGTCTAGCTCAACCCCGTGAGGAGGTAATCCAGTGGGTGTCAGACGCATGTTTTCCGCAAACAACTCCTGTAAATCTCAGTAAAGATCAACTACGTATGACATTAAACGAGGGCGCGGTATTACGTGGCTTCGAGGAGGCACCAATAACATTTCCACCGACCTACAAATACGATCCTGGCACACAGACATTCGATTCAAGCTCCAAGCAACGTGCACCAGCATACACAGATCGTATTTTATTCAAGGGAAAGGGACATACTCGGGGCTATATGAGACGAGTGAGTCATGATACTTCAAACTCCCATAAAGATGGCAGTATCGAGTGTTTGGTGTATGACTCGGTACCTAGTATTTGCACGTCCGATCATAAACCAGTTTGGGGGGTATTCAAGACCACCGTAAGGCCTGGAATCGATAC aataCCTCTAGCTGCTGGACTGTTTAATCGAGACGTGTACCTTGAGGGAATTAAACGACGTGCAATTGCCATGGGTGACTCATATAGCTCATCAAAAGTTTGCGCACTGCAGTAA
- the LOC135159760 gene encoding inositol polyphosphate 5-phosphatase E isoform X1 → MSEKSPKRKHKKKSFFYKVSRAFGARRRSKSRDDSVSSESDDDISPSKSASKGATPCGSPFKPTIADRTKVNKVETAVCTAYPTSNIHQTGKQLQSSQHGRNNSQDNGENIPFIDGKPSDTDNLRLSNRNDTPTLAQSSSDRHLESKKAFLETSVKMQNSKGISTGDFVEMIAPSGVEIKASNKLITKEKKHLGQGHISDSDESDTTESIHSEDESESEEEINIKDLYFTTGKYITYFFLEMERQHYNPQDEKYSYIHYHSAGDSCKKGEQSSSDSASPNISMQMKHKLLHRRSVDNIVVNSPSTSLEHSSPESVKSVPIRLKPRSTSHDAIARKKDRLLHHEGAASMDSLAKQALLAAQVLNLIPTQKARERNFLHGRVAANSLLGPLELEKVLPNREIKIFVGTWNMNGQSPPKELNDFMLPSEIQTIPDILAIGTQESCSERSEWEAALQETLGPSHVLLTSTSLGTLHLALFLRRDLVWFCSVPEEDSFSTRPGTAFRTKGAVALALIIFGTSFLFVTAHLTAHQDKVKERVHDIKKIVRNLDLPKELPTKHSKSKDVTQNFDCVFWCGDLNFRLAQPREEVIQWVSDACFPQTTPVNLSKDQLRMTLNEGAVLRGFEEAPITFPPTYKYDPGTQTFDSSSKQRAPAYTDRILFKGKGHTRGYMRRVSHDTSNSHKDGSIECLVYDSVPSICTSDHKPVWGVFKTTVRPGIDTIPLAAGLFNRDVYLEGIKRRAIAMGDSYSSSKVCALQ, encoded by the exons aTGTCggaaaaaagtccaaaacgaaagcacaagaaaaaatcatttttctacAAAGTGTCAAGAGCCTTCGGAGCCAGGAGGCGCAGTAAAAGTCGTGATGACTCGGTGTCCTCGGAGAGTGATGATGACATTTCACCCAGCAAATCGGCGTCCAAGGGGGCAACACCATGTGGCTCCCCGTTTAAACCAACAATCGCCGACAGGACTAAAGTAAACAAAGTTGAAACAGCTGTTTGCACGGCGTATCCCACGTCAAACATTCACCAAACGGGAAAACAGTTGCAAAGCTCCCAACATGGGAGAAATAATTCTCAGGATAATGGTGAAAATATACCGTTTATAGACGGTAAACCAAGTGATACGGATAATTTGAGGTTATCCAATAGGAATGACACACCCACACTCGCGCAAAGTAGTTCTGATCGGCATTTGGAGTCGAAGAAAGCGTTTCTGGAGACGTCAGTGAAAATGCAGAACTCGAAGGGAATTTCTACTGGAGATTTTGTGGAGATGATAGCCCCATCGGGAGTGGAAATAAAAGCTAGTAATAAATTGATaacaaaagagaaaaaacaCTTGGGTCAGGGACATATTTCGGACAGCGACGAGTCGGATACAACAGAATCAATACATTCGGAGGATGAGTCGGAGAGTGAGGAGGAGATTAACATCAAGGATCTTTATTTTACAACTGGCAAATACATAACTTATTTCTTCCTGGAGATGGAAAGACAACACTACAATCCGCAGGATGAGAAATACAGTTATATTCATTATCATAGTGCTGGGGATTCATGCAAGAAAG GAGAACAGTCGTCTTCAGATTCAGCCTCCCCGAACATTTCTATGCAGATGAAGCACAAGTTATTGCACAGAAGATCAGTAGATAATATCGTCGTAAATTCGCCATCAACTTCGTTAGAACATTCCAGTCCGGAGTCCGTAAAGAGTGTACCAATCCGATTAAAACCGAGATCAACGTCTCACGATGCCATTGCTAGGAAGAAAGATCGTTTGTTGCACCATGAGGGGGCTGCATCAATGGACAGTCTGGCTAAGCAAGCTTTACTAGCTGCACAAGTTCTCAATTTAATTCCCACCCAGAAAGCTCGGGAAAG GAATTTCTTGCATGGTCGTGTCGCCGCTAACTCTCTCCTGGGCCCCCTGGAGCTAGAAAAAGTCCTGCCAAATCGTGAAATCAAGATTTTCGTGGGCACATGGAACATGAATGGTCAAAGTCCCCCAAAAGAATTGAACGACTTCATGCTACCCTCCGAAATCCAAACGATTCCCGATATCCTGGCCATTGGAACTCAAGAGTCCTGCTCGGAGAGATCAGAATGGGAGGCAGCACTCCAAGAAACCCTGGGCCCCTCCCACGTATTGTTAACCAGTACAAGTCTTGGAACACTCCACCTAGCCCTGTTTTTACGTAGGGATCTTGTCTGGTTCTGCTCAGTACCCGAGGAGGACAGCTTTTCCACTAGACCTGGGACGGCTTTCAGAACTAAAGGAGCCGTGGCACTCGCACTCATCATCTTTGGCACTAGTTTTCTCTTCGTTACTGCTCATCTCACGGCACATCAGGACAAGGTCAAGGAGAGAGTGCATGATATCAAGAAGATCGTCCGGAATCTTGATTTACCCAAGGAATTACCGACCAAGCATAGCAAAAGTAAAG ATGTGACACAGAACTTCGATTGCGTCTTTTGGTGTGGAGACTTGAACTTCCGTCTAGCTCAACCCCGTGAGGAGGTAATCCAGTGGGTGTCAGACGCATGTTTTCCGCAAACAACTCCTGTAAATCTCAGTAAAGATCAACTACGTATGACATTAAACGAGGGCGCGGTATTACGTGGCTTCGAGGAGGCACCAATAACATTTCCACCGACCTACAAATACGATCCTGGCACACAGACATTCGATTCAAGCTCCAAGCAACGTGCACCAGCATACACAGATCGTATTTTATTCAAGGGAAAGGGACATACTCGGGGCTATATGAGACGAGTGAGTCATGATACTTCAAACTCCCATAAAGATGGCAGTATCGAGTGTTTGGTGTATGACTCGGTACCTAGTATTTGCACGTCCGATCATAAACCAGTTTGGGGGGTATTCAAGACCACCGTAAGGCCTGGAATCGATAC aataCCTCTAGCTGCTGGACTGTTTAATCGAGACGTGTACCTTGAGGGAATTAAACGACGTGCAATTGCCATGGGTGACTCATATAGCTCATCAAAAGTTTGCGCACTGCAGTAA